From a region of the Thermosipho melanesiensis BI429 genome:
- a CDS encoding DUF4895 domain-containing protein → MVYFGPEKLRPVFEETRKILEKDRKKLVEFLYSYKEVLDVFHKHLMLVSICSEGVFSLNVGYTPEEKFFFGISLSNPFLKTPSFYKLKDYFNEGLENLYISNFTKRSLPKITAGILKFPILTHFLALGGEKSLISKELFSEEVTGKNWLSFSKKVDDKTYEKFLDLNGKKYGFLRIFLTDDGVYFVGIGEENRNLYAEFFTFLKNKYMFQSGKYFPVSDLRNNVIGMFKIELNDLDAKWKYVESFVKDFEKFRDFLKGLGG, encoded by the coding sequence ATGGTATATTTTGGCCCTGAGAAATTAAGACCTGTTTTTGAGGAAACTCGTAAAATTCTTGAAAAAGATAGAAAAAAATTAGTTGAGTTTTTATATAGCTATAAAGAAGTGTTGGATGTTTTTCATAAACATCTAATGCTTGTTTCCATTTGTTCTGAAGGAGTTTTTTCCCTTAATGTAGGATATACACCTGAAGAAAAATTCTTTTTTGGTATATCACTTTCAAATCCGTTTTTAAAAACTCCATCTTTTTATAAATTAAAAGATTATTTTAACGAAGGATTGGAGAATTTATATATAAGTAATTTTACAAAGAGAAGTTTACCAAAGATTACGGCAGGGATATTGAAATTTCCTATTTTAACCCATTTTTTGGCGTTAGGTGGAGAGAAATCTTTAATTTCCAAAGAGCTATTTTCAGAAGAAGTAACTGGTAAGAACTGGTTGAGTTTTTCAAAAAAGGTTGATGATAAAACTTATGAAAAATTTTTGGATTTAAATGGGAAAAAATATGGTTTTTTAAGAATTTTTCTTACGGATGACGGTGTTTATTTTGTTGGAATTGGAGAAGAAAATAGAAATCTATATGCGGAGTTCTTTACGTTTTTAAAGAACAAATATATGTTTCAATCTGGGAAATATTTTCCTGTTTCCGATTTAAGAAATAATGTTATAGGTATGTTTAAGATTGAGCTTAATGATTTAGATGCAAAGTGGAAATATGTAGAGAGTTTTGTAAAAGACTTTGAAAAATTTAGGGATTTTTTAAAGGGTTTGGGGGGATAG
- a CDS encoding cold shock domain-containing protein — protein MKGTVKWFDAKKGYGFITKEDGEDIFVHWSAIQTEGFKTLKEGQEVEFEVQDGQKGPQAANVKPL, from the coding sequence ATGAAAGGTACAGTAAAGTGGTTTGATGCAAAAAAAGGTTATGGATTTATTACTAAGGAAGATGGAGAAGATATTTTCGTACACTGGAGTGCTATCCAAACAGAAGGTTTTAAGACATTAAAGGAAGGTCAAGAAGTAGAATTTGAAGTGCAAGATGGTCAAAAAGGACCACAAGCAGCAAATGTAAAACCTCTTTAA
- a CDS encoding FmdB family zinc ribbon protein, whose product MPMYRYVCKKCGNEKVELHSFNETLELFCDNCGEKMEKAIGRVGIVFKGSGFYITDSKKIQTNSNNSSK is encoded by the coding sequence ATGCCAATGTACAGATACGTATGTAAGAAATGTGGAAACGAAAAAGTTGAATTGCATTCATTTAATGAAACTTTGGAACTTTTTTGTGATAATTGTGGTGAAAAGATGGAAAAAGCAATTGGAAGGGTCGGAATAGTTTTTAAAGGTAGTGGTTTTTACATAACAGATAGCAAAAAAATACAAACAAATTCTAATAATTCATCAAAGTAA
- a CDS encoding lipoate--protein ligase family protein — MFYIETWDLPGDLNMAIDYILGTLNVPFFRLYTWERPTLSLGKNQSLDDVNFEFLKENDIDCVRRPTGGRAVLHKDEITYSVVIPNGHSLYRLSVLKLYKFLSKLIVDALNNMGLPVKMVGRGLRGNTHICFDAPSWYEIVLNDKKVVGSAQMRTKSFVLQHGSIVLKTTYNVESCFKKLDRKITQYGLDQYKILNELKVRDALYVEFDKVFGLKKFKDLDKVLQEAQKARRRFCCT; from the coding sequence ATGTTTTACATCGAGACTTGGGATTTACCCGGAGATTTAAATATGGCAATCGATTATATTTTAGGTACTTTGAATGTTCCATTTTTTAGACTTTATACTTGGGAAAGACCTACGCTATCGTTGGGAAAAAATCAATCTTTAGATGATGTTAATTTTGAATTTTTAAAAGAAAATGACATAGATTGTGTGAGAAGGCCCACAGGTGGACGTGCTGTTTTACATAAGGATGAGATAACGTACAGTGTTGTAATTCCAAATGGACATAGTTTATATAGATTATCTGTTTTGAAGTTGTATAAGTTTTTATCTAAATTAATAGTTGATGCGTTGAATAACATGGGTTTACCAGTTAAAATGGTTGGCCGTGGTTTAAGGGGTAACACGCATATTTGTTTCGATGCTCCTTCTTGGTATGAAATTGTATTAAATGATAAAAAGGTTGTAGGTAGTGCTCAAATGAGAACAAAGTCATTTGTATTGCAACATGGATCTATTGTTTTAAAAACAACGTATAATGTTGAGAGCTGTTTTAAAAAATTGGATAGAAAAATAACACAATATGGTCTAGATCAATACAAAATATTAAATGAATTAAAAGTTAGAGATGCTTTATATGTGGAATTTGATAAAGTATTTGGTTTAAAAAAATTTAAAGATTTGGATAAAGTATTGCAAGAGGCTCAGAAAGCGAGGAGAAGGTTTTGTTGTACATAG
- a CDS encoding F0F1 ATP synthase subunit epsilon codes for MRLKIFYPNGLFLDEEVDIVTVRTVEGEMGILKNRAPIIAKLRVDKIIVKKFDKKFEYIIDDGFLHCDGENVIILTEDVKNEINPHEYLGG; via the coding sequence TTGCGTTTAAAAATATTTTATCCAAATGGCTTGTTTTTAGATGAAGAGGTGGATATAGTAACTGTTAGAACGGTGGAGGGAGAAATGGGAATATTAAAAAACAGGGCACCAATTATTGCTAAATTGAGGGTTGATAAGATAATAGTTAAGAAATTTGATAAAAAGTTTGAGTATATCATTGATGATGGTTTTTTACATTGTGACGGGGAAAATGTTATAATATTAACAGAGGATGTGAAAAATGAAATAAATCCCCATGAATATTTAGGAGGATAG
- a CDS encoding GAF domain-containing sensor histidine kinase encodes MIEFSLVYNAIKELFEIGYPNEYLEKIVRILEDKLQISNLSLSIYEERKNVYRVIAGKDVGNKIPADGRENIFPLCFNEKKIGAIFFSGEVKDKRFLYEFSKLFCLTYDLFLIEKRREKLENILKLTDVFEKSKELYELERNFVKEISLYLPSDLVMFVEKIGEDYRIKYSEPQDFIGKRIPGYSDFALFVFKQKPQILIKPNINFLGTDLKVKSLLTTPVDSEKWLVFINKKHGKGYIPDKSYEVFDLDLVISAVKRFNLGVSRLTFYKNLKSEIEKLNNLKKEHEQLIENQKEQLRKMSIVHYLNQAMRSSNDPSNVLKIFMIGLTSGRALGFNRALLLLKDNEKNVLIGKAWIGPANEEEVDTIWKKANQRAMKYADIVQYLREESLALGLSNELTKKIKDKMFPYRSSKFLERAVVRRKIVHVNKKVLEDELDYIISVLDVDEFVIVPLIGKNDTIGVVILDNKYSGHRISNVDIEILRLISDSAGLAIENALNYKELKDKTLNLEKQKSLVEFLKEFSDLILQNLSAAVVVIRKDGIITEWNSRAEYYFGRNKEQMLEKRLANLGTEFEDIESMAFEVLKMKEEIKLSNYLIPVLGQEKYFDVSISPLWDAERLLIKGVIVTFEDVTERVILEKERKKQEKLAALGEMAARVVHELRNPISVLGGFVKRLEKYIDDDSKRRKYIKIISDEIVRLEGIVSEILEFSRDKKVMEFAEFNLNELITEVYILFEDRIKEKNILFEFKTDNENIEVYADKQRIKQVLINLLQNAIDETPYGGKILIEVGKYLSKVRVKVWNQGTPIPKDVLEKLFIPFFTTKVHGTGLGLPICKKIVEDEHNGKIWVEPDKDGNAFIFELPLESEDE; translated from the coding sequence ATGATAGAGTTTTCTTTGGTTTACAATGCAATTAAAGAATTATTTGAGATTGGTTATCCAAATGAATATTTGGAGAAAATAGTTAGGATTTTAGAGGATAAATTGCAAATAAGTAATTTGAGTCTTTCTATTTATGAGGAGAGAAAAAATGTTTATCGAGTAATTGCTGGAAAAGATGTTGGTAACAAGATTCCAGCAGATGGTAGGGAAAATATATTCCCGCTATGTTTTAATGAGAAAAAAATTGGAGCGATATTTTTTTCAGGAGAGGTTAAAGATAAAAGATTTTTATATGAATTTTCAAAACTTTTTTGCCTTACATATGACCTTTTTTTAATAGAAAAGAGAAGGGAAAAACTGGAAAATATTTTGAAGTTAACTGATGTATTTGAAAAAAGTAAGGAGCTGTATGAGTTAGAAAGGAACTTTGTAAAAGAAATTTCCTTGTATTTACCTAGTGATTTAGTTATGTTTGTTGAAAAAATTGGAGAAGATTATCGTATAAAATATTCTGAACCTCAAGATTTTATTGGAAAAAGGATTCCTGGATACTCTGATTTTGCGCTTTTTGTATTTAAACAAAAACCACAAATATTGATAAAACCCAATATAAATTTTTTGGGAACAGATTTGAAGGTGAAATCGTTATTAACAACGCCTGTTGATAGTGAAAAATGGCTTGTTTTTATAAATAAAAAACATGGAAAAGGATATATTCCAGACAAAAGTTATGAGGTTTTTGACCTAGATCTAGTGATTTCAGCGGTTAAAAGATTTAATTTAGGAGTATCAAGGCTTACGTTTTACAAAAATCTAAAATCTGAGATTGAGAAATTGAATAATTTAAAGAAAGAGCACGAACAATTAATTGAAAATCAAAAAGAGCAACTTAGAAAAATGAGTATAGTGCATTATTTAAATCAGGCAATGAGAAGCAGCAACGATCCCAGTAATGTTCTGAAGATATTTATGATTGGATTAACTTCAGGAAGAGCTTTGGGGTTTAACAGAGCACTTCTTTTGCTAAAAGATAATGAGAAAAATGTGTTAATTGGAAAGGCTTGGATTGGTCCAGCAAATGAGGAAGAAGTTGATACAATTTGGAAGAAAGCCAATCAGAGAGCCATGAAGTATGCAGACATTGTTCAATACTTGAGGGAAGAGTCTTTGGCACTTGGTTTAAGTAATGAATTAACTAAAAAAATAAAAGATAAGATGTTTCCATATAGATCTAGCAAGTTTTTGGAAAGAGCAGTTGTTAGAAGAAAGATTGTTCATGTGAATAAGAAGGTGTTGGAAGATGAATTAGATTATATAATTTCCGTTTTGGATGTAGACGAATTTGTTATAGTACCGCTTATTGGAAAGAACGATACAATTGGTGTTGTAATTTTGGATAATAAATACTCTGGGCATAGGATTTCAAATGTTGATATAGAGATTTTAAGGTTAATTTCAGACAGTGCAGGCCTTGCAATAGAAAATGCGTTAAATTACAAGGAATTGAAAGATAAAACTTTAAACCTTGAAAAGCAAAAAAGTTTAGTGGAGTTTTTAAAGGAATTTTCAGATCTTATTTTGCAAAATTTATCTGCGGCAGTTGTTGTTATTAGAAAAGATGGGATTATTACTGAATGGAATTCACGTGCAGAGTATTATTTTGGCAGGAATAAGGAACAAATGCTTGAAAAAAGATTGGCAAATTTGGGAACGGAGTTTGAGGATATTGAGAGTATGGCTTTTGAAGTGTTGAAAATGAAGGAAGAAATAAAGCTTTCAAATTATCTTATTCCGGTTTTAGGACAAGAAAAGTATTTTGATGTTTCTATTTCGCCGCTTTGGGATGCAGAAAGATTATTGATAAAAGGTGTTATTGTTACATTTGAAGATGTTACTGAGAGAGTTATTTTAGAGAAAGAGAGAAAAAAACAAGAAAAATTAGCGGCATTAGGCGAAATGGCGGCGCGGGTTGTTCACGAACTTAGAAATCCTATTTCAGTCTTAGGAGGATTTGTTAAAAGACTTGAAAAATATATAGATGATGATAGTAAGAGGAGAAAATATATAAAAATTATTTCAGATGAAATTGTTAGGTTGGAAGGGATAGTTAGTGAAATTTTAGAGTTTAGTAGGGACAAAAAAGTTATGGAGTTTGCTGAATTTAATCTAAATGAATTAATAACGGAAGTATATATTTTATTTGAAGATAGAATAAAAGAAAAAAATATATTGTTTGAATTCAAAACAGATAACGAAAACATAGAAGTTTATGCAGATAAGCAGAGAATAAAACAAGTTTTGATAAATCTTTTGCAAAACGCTATTGATGAAACACCATACGGTGGTAAAATATTAATTGAGGTAGGAAAATATTTGAGTAAAGTTAGGGTAAAAGTTTGGAATCAAGGTACACCCATACCTAAGGATGTGCTGGAGAAATTGTTTATTCCATTTTTTACAACAAAGGTTCATGGAACGGGATTGGGACTTCCTATCTGTAAAAAGATAGTTGAGGATGAGCATAATGGGAAGATTTGGGTAGAACCTGATAAAGATGGAAATGCATTTATATTTGAATTACCATTAGAAAGCGAGGATGAGTAG
- a CDS encoding DUF6485 family protein: protein MHCENFEKNLNNCNCSYPGCPRKGKCCECLAYHRAHGELPACYFTDEEEKTWNRSIEYFVSRRK, encoded by the coding sequence ATGCATTGCGAAAATTTCGAAAAAAATCTAAATAATTGTAATTGTAGCTATCCTGGATGTCCTCGTAAGGGAAAGTGTTGTGAATGTTTGGCTTATCATAGAGCACATGGGGAGTTGCCTGCTTGTTATTTTACTGACGAAGAAGAAAAAACTTGGAACAGAAGTATTGAATATTTTGTAAGTAGGAGAAAATAA
- the priA gene encoding replication restart helicase PriA, which yields MNYEVAISNKSFRKTFLVKSEFVVEKGERVLVRLNNKKEIGYVLDRKKGNFVGEIISKVDGKSFLRGWLVDAVVEASSFFGAPVGKLFDLCFPKGLENYFVERVYSNNPLYDFNGINLNEFVEKYGEKKLKELLKNDAVYIKKDFNLKAPNPRKELYVYLKASLSEISEKKLTKKQKKVVDYLLVNDIVSYTELREFLGINKDVLLQLKRKDILIIDKKIPQKVGRVLLSDNQKKVVEDILNASSSKVLLYGVTGSGKTEIYLSVIEQTNYKALYLVPEVSLIEQTVRRIYARLPEKKVGIYHSYLTKSQKIDVWMRAVKGDIDILVGTRSAFFVPFDMDMIVVDEEHDESYYQDGEVIYDVNFLIERFPGLVIFGSATPRLDHYMEAKNGNMKLCILKERYGTKLPNVEIINMKEEKKVIPYVSEVVVESVKKELESGKSVILFVRRKGYSLIMCQNCGHILKCPNCDVSLTYHKAEGKLKCHICGFEASRYMVCPNCGSVLFYEKGLGTERIELEFQKLFPGRNIVRVDTEVVRDFKKFQVILKKLYSGEIDVLVGTKMITKGLDVPTVNLIGVIDVDAIQNIPDYNSSLNLFRLLVQVVGRAGRKERGRAFVQTYEKDSEVISYALKQDVEGYYEYELKKRKDLRYPPFQNIIQVIVFSKDKNLGYENTKKIVEELRKHNLEILGPTEFFIPKIKNNFLYHFIVKTNEVKRVNTLILEIISKFPTKIKLRVNPPSLYTI from the coding sequence TTGAACTATGAAGTTGCTATATCAAACAAAAGTTTCAGAAAAACATTTTTGGTAAAATCTGAATTTGTTGTTGAAAAAGGTGAAAGAGTTCTTGTTAGGTTAAATAATAAAAAAGAAATAGGATATGTTTTGGATAGAAAAAAGGGAAATTTTGTTGGAGAAATAATTAGTAAGGTTGATGGAAAAAGTTTTTTGAGAGGATGGTTGGTGGATGCTGTTGTAGAAGCATCCAGTTTTTTCGGTGCGCCTGTTGGAAAATTGTTTGACTTGTGTTTTCCCAAGGGATTAGAAAATTACTTTGTTGAAAGGGTTTATTCAAACAATCCTTTATATGATTTTAATGGAATTAATCTGAATGAATTTGTAGAAAAATATGGTGAAAAAAAATTAAAAGAGCTTTTAAAAAATGATGCTGTATATATAAAGAAAGATTTTAATCTAAAAGCACCAAACCCTAGAAAAGAATTGTATGTTTATCTAAAGGCATCTTTAAGTGAGATTTCAGAAAAAAAATTAACTAAAAAACAAAAAAAAGTGGTAGATTATTTGCTTGTAAATGATATAGTGTCATATACTGAACTTAGGGAATTTTTGGGAATTAATAAGGATGTTTTATTACAACTTAAAAGAAAAGACATTTTGATAATAGATAAAAAAATTCCTCAAAAAGTTGGAAGAGTTTTGTTAAGTGATAATCAAAAAAAAGTAGTTGAGGATATATTAAACGCTTCTTCCTCAAAAGTTTTGTTGTATGGTGTTACAGGTAGTGGGAAAACGGAGATCTACCTTTCAGTTATAGAACAAACAAACTACAAAGCTTTATATCTTGTTCCAGAAGTTTCATTAATTGAACAAACTGTAAGAAGAATTTATGCAAGGCTTCCTGAAAAAAAAGTAGGAATTTATCATAGTTATCTTACAAAAAGCCAGAAAATAGATGTATGGATGAGAGCAGTTAAGGGGGATATAGATATATTGGTTGGTACAAGGAGTGCATTTTTTGTGCCATTTGATATGGATATGATAGTGGTTGACGAAGAGCATGATGAAAGTTACTATCAAGATGGGGAAGTAATATATGATGTAAATTTTTTAATTGAAAGATTTCCGGGACTTGTAATATTTGGTTCGGCAACTCCACGGTTGGATCATTATATGGAAGCGAAGAATGGTAATATGAAGCTTTGTATTTTGAAAGAAAGGTATGGTACAAAACTTCCAAATGTTGAAATTATTAACATGAAAGAAGAAAAAAAAGTTATTCCGTATGTTTCTGAAGTTGTTGTAGAAAGTGTGAAAAAGGAATTAGAAAGTGGAAAAAGTGTTATTTTGTTTGTTAGGAGGAAGGGATATTCCTTAATCATGTGTCAAAATTGTGGACATATATTAAAATGTCCAAATTGTGATGTGTCATTAACATATCACAAAGCAGAAGGTAAGCTAAAATGTCATATATGTGGTTTTGAAGCTTCAAGGTATATGGTGTGTCCCAATTGCGGTTCCGTGTTGTTTTACGAAAAAGGCTTGGGAACTGAGAGAATTGAGTTAGAATTTCAGAAATTATTTCCTGGAAGAAATATTGTAAGAGTTGATACGGAAGTGGTTAGAGATTTCAAAAAATTTCAGGTGATATTGAAAAAATTGTATTCTGGAGAAATTGATGTCCTTGTGGGAACGAAGATGATTACAAAAGGATTAGATGTTCCAACTGTAAACCTAATAGGAGTTATAGATGTTGATGCTATACAAAATATTCCTGATTATAATTCTTCATTGAATCTTTTTAGATTGTTAGTTCAAGTTGTGGGAAGGGCGGGTAGAAAAGAAAGAGGTAGGGCATTTGTACAAACTTACGAGAAAGATAGTGAGGTTATTTCGTATGCGTTAAAACAAGATGTGGAAGGATATTATGAATATGAGTTAAAGAAAAGGAAGGATTTAAGATATCCTCCCTTTCAAAATATAATACAAGTTATTGTGTTTTCAAAAGATAAGAACCTTGGGTATGAAAACACAAAGAAAATAGTTGAAGAACTTCGCAAGCACAATTTAGAAATATTAGGTCCCACTGAATTTTTTATCCCAAAAATAAAAAATAATTTTTTGTATCACTTTATTGTAAAGACGAATGAGGTGAAAAGGGTAAATACACTAATTTTGGAAATTATATCAAAATTTCCTACTAAGATTAAATTGAGGGTTAATCCTCCATCTTTATATACTATTTAA
- a CDS encoding DegV family protein, whose protein sequence is MVAFIVDSSFDKPNVETKYPIFLAPLRVYIDGVEYIDKKNLSVDDFYSMLDSAEDFSTSLPNPKETEELVKKLIDEYEHVYMLALSSKLSGTYNMFRAISAPYKDKVTVLDLKTASVELYAIFRGIVHYLEEGKEITQELVDELRKKTKLFFGVMSLKYLEKGGRIGKAKALLGRILKIKPILTVNSEGEVEVVAKERKFTNVVEKLIEIGEEFIESSNLKNPYIIAGYGSEKYRKYLDKVIEHFNIKDVAQISAAVGVHTGPEVFGIVIGQF, encoded by the coding sequence ATGGTAGCTTTTATCGTTGATTCTTCATTTGATAAACCTAATGTTGAAACAAAATACCCAATCTTTTTAGCGCCGTTGAGGGTTTACATAGATGGTGTTGAGTATATTGATAAGAAGAATTTGTCCGTAGATGATTTCTATAGTATGTTGGACAGTGCGGAAGATTTTTCCACATCATTACCTAACCCAAAAGAGACAGAAGAGTTAGTAAAAAAGCTAATTGATGAATATGAGCATGTATATATGCTTGCATTATCGAGTAAGTTGAGTGGAACATACAACATGTTTAGGGCAATTAGTGCACCGTATAAGGATAAAGTTACGGTTTTGGATTTGAAGACTGCTAGTGTAGAATTATATGCTATATTTAGAGGTATAGTTCATTATTTAGAAGAAGGAAAAGAAATAACACAGGAGTTAGTTGACGAATTAAGGAAAAAGACAAAGTTATTTTTTGGAGTTATGTCGTTGAAATATTTAGAAAAAGGTGGAAGAATAGGAAAAGCAAAAGCTTTGTTGGGAAGGATTTTAAAGATTAAGCCTATTTTAACAGTGAATAGTGAAGGTGAAGTAGAAGTGGTTGCAAAGGAACGAAAATTTACAAATGTCGTAGAAAAATTGATAGAAATTGGTGAGGAGTTTATAGAGTCTTCAAATTTAAAAAATCCATATATCATTGCTGGATATGGTAGTGAAAAATACAGAAAATATTTGGATAAGGTAATTGAACATTTTAACATAAAGGATGTTGCGCAGATTAGTGCAGCAGTAGGTGTTCATACTGGACCAGAAGTATTTGGAATTGTTATAGGTCAATTTTGA
- the panD gene encoding aspartate 1-decarboxylase has translation MQEILLKSKIHMAKVTDKSINYMGSIGIDVELLEKSNIKPYELVLVADVNNGQRFVTYTIPEEKGSRKIVVNGAAARLVEQGDRVIIMAFGMYENDEYKGPRVLIMNEDNEVVEIREGT, from the coding sequence ATGCAAGAAATTTTACTTAAATCAAAAATTCACATGGCCAAGGTTACGGATAAGAGTATTAACTATATGGGAAGTATAGGGATAGATGTGGAATTATTGGAAAAGTCAAATATAAAGCCATATGAATTAGTGTTAGTTGCAGACGTGAATAATGGTCAAAGATTTGTTACATATACTATACCTGAAGAAAAAGGAAGTAGAAAGATAGTGGTGAACGGTGCAGCTGCGAGATTGGTTGAACAAGGCGACAGAGTAATTATTATGGCCTTTGGAATGTATGAAAATGACGAATACAAAGGACCAAGGGTGTTAATAATGAATGAAGATAATGAAGTAGTTGAAATAAGGGAGGGAACTTAA
- the hpf gene encoding ribosome hibernation-promoting factor, HPF/YfiA family has translation MEYRISTKGVETTEALKNYLEKRLEKIDRVVEDNVRLDVKLEKDSSEYVGKIMVHYLGKDLVVSEKSTDVYNLIDLLTDSFEKKIKRERDYVRPTHKANVKGLGEVFKEEMPEEITEEKISNVKRVNLMITSLEEAIAQMDVMNHEFFVFRNMETNEINMLIKGKNGGYVLYEFQE, from the coding sequence ATGGAATATCGAATTTCAACAAAAGGTGTTGAAACAACAGAAGCTTTGAAAAATTATCTGGAAAAAAGATTAGAAAAAATTGATAGGGTTGTGGAAGATAATGTTCGTTTAGATGTCAAATTAGAGAAAGATTCTTCTGAATATGTTGGAAAAATTATGGTACATTATTTGGGAAAAGATTTGGTGGTGAGTGAGAAATCTACGGATGTATATAATTTGATTGATCTTTTGACAGATTCATTTGAGAAAAAGATAAAAAGAGAAAGGGATTATGTAAGGCCAACACATAAAGCTAATGTCAAGGGTTTGGGTGAAGTATTTAAAGAAGAGATGCCCGAAGAGATAACTGAAGAAAAGATTTCAAATGTGAAAAGAGTAAATTTGATGATAACAAGTTTAGAAGAGGCTATTGCACAAATGGATGTTATGAACCATGAGTTTTTTGTGTTTAGAAACATGGAGACAAACGAGATAAATATGTTGATTAAAGGGAAAAATGGAGGTTATGTGTTGTACGAGTTTCAAGAATAA
- the rsmI gene encoding 16S rRNA (cytidine(1402)-2'-O)-methyltransferase: MLYIVGTPIGNLEDITLRALKMLKEGDYIFAEDTRRALKLLNFFSIKKPLDSFNEHSSKRKLEKISKLLKEGKNVVYLSDAGMPVIADPGAELVNLCYKNNIPWDVIPGVSALTTAVTASGFYGNRFLFLGFMPRDKKRRRLLRSIKELDVEIFVFFENPERLNKTLVDIQNILGNVEIFIARELTKVHQEYFKGIVSEALIRFSEKTKGEITVVLKKI, from the coding sequence TTGTTGTACATAGTGGGGACACCAATAGGAAATCTTGAGGATATTACTTTAAGGGCATTAAAAATGTTAAAAGAAGGAGATTATATTTTTGCAGAAGATACGAGAAGAGCTTTGAAGCTCTTAAATTTTTTTTCTATAAAGAAACCGTTGGATTCATTTAATGAGCATTCCTCAAAAAGAAAATTGGAAAAGATTTCGAAACTTTTAAAAGAGGGAAAAAATGTAGTGTATTTATCAGATGCAGGAATGCCAGTTATTGCAGATCCCGGTGCTGAATTAGTTAATTTGTGCTATAAAAATAATATACCGTGGGATGTTATTCCAGGTGTTAGTGCACTTACTACAGCTGTTACTGCAAGTGGATTTTATGGAAATAGATTTTTATTTTTAGGTTTTATGCCTCGAGATAAAAAAAGAAGAAGGTTGTTGAGAAGTATAAAAGAATTAGACGTGGAAATTTTTGTGTTTTTTGAAAATCCTGAAAGATTAAATAAAACATTAGTGGATATTCAAAATATTTTAGGAAATGTAGAAATATTTATTGCAAGAGAATTAACCAAGGTTCATCAGGAATATTTTAAAGGAATAGTAAGTGAAGCGTTAATAAGGTTCTCTGAAAAAACCAAGGGAGAAATAACTGTTGTCTTGAAAAAGATTTAA